The sequence below is a genomic window from Pelosinus sp. IPA-1.
CAAAATAACCTCACTCTTTTTCCCTGGTGGCACATTGACCTCGGCACGCATATTTCGAATGGACTTAATGGTTTCCATAATAGTATTCATTTGAGTTTCTACATCGTCATTAATCAATGTTGAACTGTCCATTGGCCAATCAGCTACCATAATACTTTGCCCTTCATGCGGCAAGTGCTGCCAGATGGTTTCTGTAATAAAAGGCATAAAAGGATGTAATAGTTTTAGTGTATTTTCAAGTACATACCATAGGACATATTGGGCAGTTGCACGCGCTGTAGATTCTTCTTTATTGTATAATCTTGCTTTTGCCATTTCAATATACCAATCGCAATACTCATTCCAAATAAACTCATATAGCAGACGAGCTGCTTCTCCTAATTCAAATCGTTCTAAATTACGTGTCACTTCATTCACAGTCTTTGCATAACGACTTAAAATCCACTTATCTGCTAAGGTAAAGTTGTCTTCCTGCTTTGCCCTTACTCCATAATTGGCTAATGTATCAACACTATCTACATCTTCCAAATTCATTAGCACGAAACGGGAAGCATTCCATAATTTATTGGCAAAGTTACGACTTGACTCTACTCTTTCCCAGTAAAAGCGCATATCATTTCCTGGCGTATTACCAGTCACTAAGGTAAACCGCAAAGTATCTGCACCATTTTTATCAATAACTTCTAATGGATCAATCCCATTCCCTAAGGATTTACTCATTTTCCGTCCTTGGGAGTCCCGAACCAAACCATGAATAAAAACATGTTTAAAAGGAATTTCCTTCTTAAACTCTAATCCCATCATGATCATTCTAGCTACCCAGAAGAAAATAATATCATATCCTGTTACCAATACACTAGTAGGATAAAATTGTTCTAATTCCTCGGTATCTTCTGGCCAGCCCATAGTGGAAAAAGGCCACAAGCCGGAACTAAACCAGGTATCTAGTACATCCTCATCTTGTTCAATTTTATGACTGCCGCACTTTGGACATACATTAACTTCTTCCCTTGCTACAATAGTTTCACCACATTCGCAATACCAAGCGGGAATACGATGTCCCCACCAAATTTGCCTTGAAATACACCAGTCCCGTATATTGCTCATCCAATTAATGTACGTTTTTGTAAATCGTTCGGGAACAAATTGAATTTCACCTGAAGTCACAGTTTCAATGGCTGGTTCAGCTAGCGACTGCATTTTAACAAACCATTGCTTAGATACCAAAGGTTCTACAACTGTGGTACAACGTTGGCAATGACCTACTGCATGCATATGGTCATCAATTTTCACCAAATACTCTTTCTCATCTAAATCCTTGACTAATACTTTACGGCACTCATAACGATCAAGTCCTGCATATTTACCCGTGCCTTCTGACATTTTTCCATCGTTATCAATTACTACAATTTGCGGTAATTTATGACGTAATCCCATTTCAAAATCGTTAGGGTCATGAGAAGGAGTAATCTTAACCGCACCTGTACCAAAAGCCTGATCAACGTATTCATCGGCAATTACGGGAATTAATCTTCCTACTAACGGCAGAATTAGATTTTTTCCAATCAAATGGCTATATCTGGCATCTTCCGGATTAACTGCTACTGCGGTATCTCCCAAAATAGTTTCTGGCCGCGTAGTAGCTACTGTCAAATACTCACCTTCACTCCCCTCTACTGGGTAACGAACATGGTATAAATGACCTGGCTTTTCTTCATGTTCTACTTCAATATCACTTAAAGCAGTATTGCAGCGTGGACACCAATTAGTGATCCGATTTCCCTGATAAATAAGGCCTTTTTCATATAAAGAAACAAAAACTTCCCGTACAGCCTTGGAACAACCTTCGTCCATGGTAAAACGCTCTCGCTGCCAATCACAAGAAGCACCCAAACTTTTCAGTTGTTTAATAATTCTGTCGCCATACTGTTCTTTCCATTCCCAAACCTTTTCAATAAACTTTTCCCGCCCCATATCATAACGAGAAATGCCTTCCTTTGCTAACATCTCTTCTACTTTAATTTGGGTAGCAATACCTGCATGGTCTGTTCCTGGCATCCACAATGTATTGTAGCCTTGCATACGGCGAAAACGAATTAAAATATCTTGTAATGCATTATCTAAAGCATGCCCCATATGTAATTGCCCCGTTACATTAGGAGGCGGAATAACAATACTAAAAGGTTTTTTCCCCTTATTTACTTCCTGATGAAAGAAACCATTATCTTCCCAATATTTATACCATTTTGCTTCTACCGCCTGAGGGTCATATACTGTTGGAATATTTTTTTCTGTCAAAATTAACTCCTCCTACTTTTTGAAAAATAAAAAAGCTCCTTCATCCTATAAAAGGACGAAAGAGCATACTTTCGTGGTACCACCTTGTTTCTTCGAGTAAAGAGAAATAATACTTACTCGAACTCCAATACCATAACGGGGCATAACCGACTGCACCTACTATAAGTTCAATGCAATAGCTCCAGGACTACCTTCCGCTACCCCATTCCGAGAGATCTTTCAGCCAAGGATCTCCTCTCTAATCGGCGGCAATAACGTACTCCTTCCTATCATCGCTTTTAATATATATACCATACTATACCTATAGTATACAGTCTTTGTCAAGATTAGTGAAAAAATACTATATCGATACTACTTAGGCAAAATCTTTTACAGGAAGCTTCAACAAATGCATCATCTGTAGAAAATTGTCAGCTTTTAACTCTTGCCCCGCTAGCAGAGCAATTTTAGCACAAGTTCGTGCATCATGCAGAGCATTATGATGATCAAAGTCAATCTGAAAACGCTGAGCTAATGTATTAAGCTTATAGTTCTCTCCACCAGGCCATGTTTTTTTCGCAATTTGAACTGTACAACTATGTTTAAAAAATGGCATAGGCAATGAATATTCCCTCAGGATACCTCGTAGCACGCTAATATCAAAAGTTGCATTATGGGCAATCACAATTTTATTTTCAAGATGCGGACGAATCCGTTCCCACAATTGATCAAAAGTTGGTTTATTCACTACATCTTCTGGGTGAATGCCATGCACCTGTATATTACGATAGTCAAATTTAAGAACTGGCGGGCGTATTAAAGAGTAAGCTGATCGGACGATTTGTCCATTTTCCACTGTTACCGCAGCCATGCTACATACACTAGAACGACTCGCATTGGCCGTTTCAAAATCAATTGCTACGAAATTCATTCTTATTGGCGCTAACTCGCGCACTTACTCCTCTCCATGATACATTATTTTTTAGATACATATTCTTTAGTATATCATAATATCGAATTACATCGATAGCCTTAATTCAACTACATTCTTAAATTGCACTAATACACAAATTACCCAAATTCGCATCCTAGTTAGAATTAGAAGTCCTGAGAGTGAGTAAAGGATATTATAAAAGTACTACCTCGCCCTTCTTCGGACTGCACCTCAATACTACCATTATGCTTATTAATGATGCTTTCACAAATTGCTAAGCCCAAACCAGTCCCATTATCCTTTGTTGTATAGAAAGGATTGAATATTTTCTCTAACTTTTCCTTTGCTATGCCACTACCTGTATCAGAAATCGTTACTACAATTTGTTCGTCAACTAAAGTCGTCCGAATTGTCAACATACCGCTATCATCCATTGATTCAATTCCATTACGGGTTAGATTAAAAAGTACTTGCTTAATTTCTTTCTCGCTTAATAATTGATCAGGGAGATTTTCCGCTAAACATAGATCTACTACCACATTATTCTTGGTTGCATCCGTTGCCACAAGAGGAAATGCTTGCCTAATTATAGTATTAATGTTGTGCTTATTTCGTTCAATCTTTGTGTTTCCTGCTAGAGAAAGAAAATCCGTAATAATGCTTTCAATGCGAATTAATTCTCCTAAAACAATATCAAATTGTTCATTTAAACTAGCTGGTACTTTAGATCCTAAATATTGCAAATATCCCTTAATTACTGTCATTGGATTGCGTATTTCATGTGCTACGCCAGTCGCCATTTCCCCGATGAGATTCAATCTATCCATTTTGTATAATGCATGACGCATTTGTTCATATTCTGTAATATCATGAAATATCGCTAGTGCCCCCCTATTTCGCCCTTCCATATCTCTTATTGGAATCGCGTTAATCAACATTTGCTTATTCATTATATCGTTAGAGACATTCCTCACCGCGATTCCGCGCAACGCTTTTTGCAAAGGACTCTCTTTCCACTGAGTACCAATATGGGCTGTACGAAACTCAGGGTTTGAACCGATTAATTTTTCTTTTGTAAATCCAGGGAAAAATAAATCAATATAGGCTTGATTACCATTTTTAAAATTACCAAGTTCATCTACCATAATAACCGCAAAAGGACAAAGATCAATGAGTTGATTAAAATCCCGAGCCGATTGTACAGCGCTTAATTGAGACAACTTTCGTATTGTAATATCTCTAACTGTGCATAAAACTGCCTCCACAATTCCCGCAGAACTATATAGAGGATAGAGATAATACTCAAAATAGCTGATTCCATAACTTGTTAATTGAGGATCCTTTAACTCATTTTCCACTGGTTGTCCCATTGAGAAAACAGTTGCAAGGTCCTGTTCTAATTGCTCATTATGAGGTAGCCCTATTTCTCTACGTTCCTTTCCTTCCATATCAGAAGGTTTTAAGCCGATATAACGTGCTCCAAATCCATTGACAAATAAGTACCTGTGTTGCTTATCAAATACACTTACCTGGTCTGGAAAACTACATTCCTTAACTGGATTATTAGCGATAATTTTTTCTAACTGTTCCTCTGTTGATTTTAAATTACGGATGTACTCTTTAATTGCCCCTGACACAATATCTTACCCTCCAAAATTCACCTATCTACCAACATATTACAATATAACGATATGCATAATTTGTAATTTTATGGTAATGTTTTCATAGTTTTAATTATAATTTAAATATTTGTGTCTTTAGGGGGAGAATTTTAAAAATTAAAAAGAAAAAGACCAAAATACAAGGCAGAAATAGCCTTTTTTTAGTCTTTTTGTCGTATAGTTTATCCGATGACTAAACCGCTCTAAGACTCCCATCTTCATCTCGTTAACAGCCTGTAATATCCTGCCCTCTAGTTAAGATAACAGTCTGTAAACTCGAAGTAAGTTCGCTCTAAGGATTTTCGAATCCAAGGCTCACTTATCTCGTTAACAGCCTGTAATATCCTGCCCTCTAGTTAGGATAACAGTCTGTAAACTCGAAGTAAGTTCGCTCTAAAGATTTTCGAATCCAAGGCTCACTTATCTCGTTAACAGCCTGTAGTATCCTGACCTCTGGTTAGGATAACAGTCTGTAAACTCGAAGTAAGTTCGCTCTAAGGATTTTCGAATCCAAGGCTCACTTATCTCGTTAACAGCCTGTAGTATCCTGACCTCTGGTTAGGATAACAGTCTGTAAACTCGAAGTAAGTTCGCTCTAAGGATTTCGAATCCAAGGCTCACTTATCTCGTTAATAGCCTGTAATATCCTGCCCTCTAGTTAGGATAACGGTCTGTAAAACTCGAAGTAAGTTCGCTCTAAGGATTTTCGAATCCAAGGCTCACTTATATAAGTGGGAGTTAAGAGCGGCTAAGTCCCTGGATAAGAAAGGCTAAGATTCAGATGGAGTTAAAACTCCATCTGAATCAAGTCTTCTTTATAAGTAAACAAAGTAAATATAAATATTAGAAATTATTATAGATAGTATCATCAATGGAAAGGCAATCTTCATGTAGCCAATAAAAGATATTGGCCTACCATGGGCAGCAGCTAGACTTGATACCACTACATTAGCAGAAGCACCGATTAAAGTACCATTCCCACCAAGACAGGCCCCTAACGACAAGGTCCACCATAGGGATGTAACATCTATATGACCAATTTCTCCCATTGATTTTATTAAAGGAATCATGGTAGCCACAAAGGGAATGTTGTCGACAAAAGCAGAACCGATAGCAGAGAGCCAAAGAATTAGAACGTGCATCAAAATAGTATTTCCCTGGGTAACATTCATTGCCCAATGTGCTACCATCCTAATAATTCCTGTAATCTCAAGCCCACCTACTAAAATGAACAAGCCTATAAAGAAGAAAATGGTGTTCCATTCTATTTCCTTAAAAACGTCTTCTGGTTCAAGGCCTCCTACCAGCAGTAGAATTGCTGCCCCTGCCATTGCCACAGTGGCGGAGTCCAAATGAAGAGTTTGATGCAATACAAATCCACCAATCGTCAGACATAAAACGGCAATACATTTTTTCATTAAAGGGATATTTACTAGAAATGAAGATTCTTCTAAGGTCATAATGCGTTGTTTTTGATTAGGACAAATCTCCATATCCTTCCGATATAGCCAATAAAGAGCCAAACAAGTTACAATACTTATCATTACTATCGGTGGTATGAGATTGATTGCAAAATCATTAAACCCGAGCCCTGTAGCACTGCCAATCATAATATTGGGTGGATCACCAATTAAAGTAGCAGTCCCTCCAATATTGGATGCTAATATTTCTGCAATAAGAAAAGGAATCGGATTGATCTGCAGCATATCGCTAATCGCAAAAGTAACGCTAGTAAATAAGAGTACTGTCGTAACATTATCCAAAAGTGCAGAGCAAGCCGCTGTCAGGCAAAAAAAGACGACGAGAATTTTCAATGGATTACCATTTACCAACTTAGCAGACTTCAATGCCATATATTGAAACAACCCTGTTTTACTGGTTATGGACACAATGATCATCATACCAACTAAAAGACCAATCGTATTGAAATCAATCATCTTTATGGCTTCTTCTTGTGACATAATTTTAAGTAATAAAATAAAAATAGCACCTATAAGAGCAACTTTTGTCCTGTGAACTTTTTCCGAAATAATCACTGCATAACATATTACAAACAAAATCAAAGCAATCCAAGCCTGTTCCGATAACATGATATTCTCCTTACCTCTTATTTTTAAAAACTCTTTGTCATTCTTTATCTTTCAAAAAGGCTAAAGGGCAGTTAAACTGTCCTTTAGCCTTTTTGATTTAAATATCATTCTATTTAAAGCCGAAAAAAACATATTACTTTAACTTAAACCTTCCGGGCTAACTTTACCCTCTGATTAAATACTCTAACAATATTTTAGTATCTTCTGGTTCTGAAGCAACAATTTCAATTTCATCGATTTTTGCTTCACTAAATATTTTTGATAATGCTAAATACTGACACAGTTTTGATTTTAAATTTAACCGATCACCTTCTGAAGTTACTAATTCAATCTTCCCTTGACACTTATCAAGGACTTCTAAAAACTTCTCTACATTAGTTATTCCTATAATTTTCACAGTATATTCCTCCTTTTTATAAACGGAGCTCCTTAAACCAAGGTATGATAACTATCTCTTCGTCATGACTCCATTTTTTTCCTGCCTAAAACTCTTGCTGCTTGCTCACATACTACTAATAAAAAAAACGACATATTAACTATATTAATATTTTATCGTAAGAGGTTATACAAGTAGAGCTATTACTCACGTTGTGAATAATAGCTCTACACCTAATTTATACTTTCCTCTAAATTGCTAATCTATAATTGATAGATTGCAATTTAATAATTGTTTTTTTCTTTGTTGTGTTCAGAATGCATCGGCCTCTTACCGTTCATCATATCGGATACATGCTTTTCAATGTTCGCTTTCATTTGCTCGGCTTTATCAGGTGAAATTCGCCCTGCCTTCACACCTTTTTCAATACGCTCAAGCATTTGTTCAGCCAGGGTTGTCTTAAGCATCTCTTCTGACACACCATGTTCTTTGGCGATCTCCACCAAGGTCTTACCAGCGTTCATTTCATTTTTTAGACTCTCATCACTCATTTTCAACAGTTCCAATAATTTAGTTTTATCAAAGCCAGCATGGTGCTTTTGTCCATGACTGTGGTGCATATTCCCCTTACCATTCATCATATCTGATACACGTTTTTCGATATCGGCTCTAGTATATGATTTTTTGTTCTCAGGTAATTTACCTTCTTTTGCTCTTTCTTCCATATGCTTGGTCATTTGCTCAACCATAAAGTCTTTTAGTTCTTGTTCAGAAATGCCGTGTTCTTTTGCAATCGTAACTAAAGACTTACCATCTTTCCTTGCTGTTTCAAAGGTTTGGGCATCTAATTTTAAGAATTGAAGTAACGCCATATTATCTCTGTGATGATCTTTCATGCCTTCTTTTTTAGTAAAATCACTTTGAGCAGATGCAGTTGAATGATTCAATCTTATGTTCTCTTCTTTATCTGGAGCAGAAGCAGCCATAACTAAATTATTTGCGGTAAGCATTGTTGCAACACTAATTGCCAACATCCATTTTTTATTTTTATTCATTATAGTAACCACCTTTTCTTTATCTTTTGTAGTGAAGACCACATCTGTATTATGAAGTCTAAGTTTTAGAATAACTTTTGATTTAAAGAAAAGATGGCTTAACTCTCTTTTGATACTTTGTTAATTGGGATTGATACGGTAAACTTAGTACCCACTCCTAACTGACTTTCAACCTTTATCTCCCCTCTATGTTTCTCAACAATCCATTTTGCAATTGCCAGCCCAAGGCCTGTTCCCCCTTTATCTCGAGACCTGGCCTTATCCCCGCGAAAAAAACGATCAAACACTCGGGGTAAATTGTTCTTAGAAATTCCACATCCAGTATCCTGCACAGAAAAGACAATATCTTTGTTCACTTTACAAGCAGCCACGAAAATAGTTCCTCCCTGCGGTGTATACTTAAAGGCATTGTCTAGTAATATAACGATTAATTGATGAATACGCTCCTGGTCCGCAATAAGCTCTAAATTAGGTTCAATATGAATGGAAAGACTAATTTTATTTAAGTTATCTAATGATCTAAAATGTTCGATTACAATTTGTATCAAGTCACTAACATTAATTAGACCTAAACGCAGTTCCGATTTGTTCGCATCCGATCTTGCCAGGGTTAACAAACTTCCTATTAGTTTGGTCATACGTGCCGATTCCTTCATAATATTATTAATTCGATAACTTTCTTGTGCAATAGTACATTCTGGGTGTCTTAGCATAAGCTCAGCGTTGCTATAAATTCCCGTGATTGGTGAACGTAATTCGTGAGAAGCATCGGCAACAAACTGCTGCTGCTTTTCCCATGCAGCTTCAATTGGTATCATCGCCCGCCTCGCTAAGAGATGACCAGCTAGGACAATGATAAGCATACCAGCTATTAGTCCCCCAATAATAATCCAGAGAAGATTATTAAGTAACCCAACCTCAGAGTCAACAATGCTAATCGCGACTACCTCTTTGATCTTAAATTCTTCTTTTGGGCTCAAAGTCTTATCATTAGGGTAAGGTACAATCAATCCACGATATACATGGTTCTCATATTCGATTGTTTGCATTTCTCCTGTACTAAATTGAGAAGCGATTGCAATAAGATTACTACTCTCTTCTGTTCTAAAGGGTGTTAGATTGACAATATGTCCTTCCTCATCACGCAAAATCAGAAAGATTCTTGGATCTAATATAGGACGTCCCCTCGGCTGTAAGACTCGACCATTTTCGATTCGCACAGAAGAAGCTTGAAACCTCATAGCATCATCCACTTTATCATAAAGCCGAAAGGACAAATAGCCATAAATAATTGAAGTAAGGGTAATAAAGATGAGCAAAAATACTAGTGAATTTAAAGCAGTTAACTTACGAAGTGTTTTTTTAAACATCTTCTACTTCTCCTTAAGCATAAATCCAGAACCACGTACCGTTTGAATAATCGTATCTAATCCGTAGGAGGCCAACTTTTTTCTCAAATAATGAATATATAGGTCAACAATACCAATCGTAGTTTCGGAATCAAACCCCCAGATCCGATCAAATATCTGGTCCTTAGTAAGAATTTGTTCCTTATTTAAGATGAAAAATTCTAAGACTTCATACTCCTTGGCAGTTAATCCTAAGGATTGTTCCCCTACAAAACCATCCCGCACTTTACTCTTTAGCAATATTTCCCCAAATACTAATTCACCTTCAAATCCAACACTACTCTTGCGCCGGATAAGTGCTTTTATTCGAGCCAAAAGTTCTCTGATCGCAAAAGGTTTTACTAAGTAGTCGTCAGCACCAGTCTCTAGGCCAATGACACGATCGTCTACACTGTCCCTTGCTGTAAGTAACAAAATTGGCGTTTCATTCCCATTATTTCTAAGGCTTTTAACTATGTCTAATCCATTCACCTCGGGCAGCATAATATCAAGTACTAGAAGATCATAGATACTTTGTTCCGCCATAAATAAACCTTCATCGCCTGTCGTAGCTTCATCTACGTTATACCCTTCCTCTTTTAAAAGCGTAACTACAGCCTCCCTTAGTATACTATCATCCTCAACTACCAAAATTCTCATAAAACCCCTCCTTAATTGCCACTGATACGTATATTAGATTAGGCTACTTGTTTGGATTCATCACTCACTCCCCCATGAAAGAGCATTTTTTATTGGATTAATTTTTAAGTTTTTATTTCCCTCTCTTGCTTTAGATAGGGTCATTATGATTGGGTCATCAAGTAAATCAGGTTCCCATTCCTTAACTTTTTTCTCAATCCAATCTGATTTTGCAAGAAAAGGTTCTT
It includes:
- a CDS encoding valine--tRNA ligase gives rise to the protein MTEKNIPTVYDPQAVEAKWYKYWEDNGFFHQEVNKGKKPFSIVIPPPNVTGQLHMGHALDNALQDILIRFRRMQGYNTLWMPGTDHAGIATQIKVEEMLAKEGISRYDMGREKFIEKVWEWKEQYGDRIIKQLKSLGASCDWQRERFTMDEGCSKAVREVFVSLYEKGLIYQGNRITNWCPRCNTALSDIEVEHEEKPGHLYHVRYPVEGSEGEYLTVATTRPETILGDTAVAVNPEDARYSHLIGKNLILPLVGRLIPVIADEYVDQAFGTGAVKITPSHDPNDFEMGLRHKLPQIVVIDNDGKMSEGTGKYAGLDRYECRKVLVKDLDEKEYLVKIDDHMHAVGHCQRCTTVVEPLVSKQWFVKMQSLAEPAIETVTSGEIQFVPERFTKTYINWMSNIRDWCISRQIWWGHRIPAWYCECGETIVAREEVNVCPKCGSHKIEQDEDVLDTWFSSGLWPFSTMGWPEDTEELEQFYPTSVLVTGYDIIFFWVARMIMMGLEFKKEIPFKHVFIHGLVRDSQGRKMSKSLGNGIDPLEVIDKNGADTLRFTLVTGNTPGNDMRFYWERVESSRNFANKLWNASRFVLMNLEDVDSVDTLANYGVRAKQEDNFTLADKWILSRYAKTVNEVTRNLERFELGEAARLLYEFIWNEYCDWYIEMAKARLYNKEESTARATAQYVLWYVLENTLKLLHPFMPFITETIWQHLPHEGQSIMVADWPMDSSTLINDDVETQMNTIMETIKSIRNMRAEVNVPPGKKSEVILQIVAKELQEVFAKNLSYLKTLAAAEPIQLLDDAEAKPENAMTAVVSGVEIYLPLKGLIDVEKESARLNKELATLDKEIARIEGKLSNEGFVAKAPAEVIAKEKAKAGEYQEKQTAIRERLAYLATL
- a CDS encoding 3'-5' exonuclease, which translates into the protein MRELAPIRMNFVAIDFETANASRSSVCSMAAVTVENGQIVRSAYSLIRPPVLKFDYRNIQVHGIHPEDVVNKPTFDQLWERIRPHLENKIVIAHNATFDISVLRGILREYSLPMPFFKHSCTVQIAKKTWPGGENYKLNTLAQRFQIDFDHHNALHDARTCAKIALLAGQELKADNFLQMMHLLKLPVKDFA
- a CDS encoding ATP-binding protein; amino-acid sequence: MSGAIKEYIRNLKSTEEQLEKIIANNPVKECSFPDQVSVFDKQHRYLFVNGFGARYIGLKPSDMEGKERREIGLPHNEQLEQDLATVFSMGQPVENELKDPQLTSYGISYFEYYLYPLYSSAGIVEAVLCTVRDITIRKLSQLSAVQSARDFNQLIDLCPFAVIMVDELGNFKNGNQAYIDLFFPGFTKEKLIGSNPEFRTAHIGTQWKESPLQKALRGIAVRNVSNDIMNKQMLINAIPIRDMEGRNRGALAIFHDITEYEQMRHALYKMDRLNLIGEMATGVAHEIRNPMTVIKGYLQYLGSKVPASLNEQFDIVLGELIRIESIITDFLSLAGNTKIERNKHNINTIIRQAFPLVATDATKNNVVVDLCLAENLPDQLLSEKEIKQVLFNLTRNGIESMDDSGMLTIRTTLVDEQIVVTISDTGSGIAKEKLEKIFNPFYTTKDNGTGLGLAICESIINKHNGSIEVQSEEGRGSTFIISFTHSQDF
- a CDS encoding ArsB/NhaD family transporter codes for the protein MLSEQAWIALILFVICYAVIISEKVHRTKVALIGAIFILLLKIMSQEEAIKMIDFNTIGLLVGMMIIVSITSKTGLFQYMALKSAKLVNGNPLKILVVFFCLTAACSALLDNVTTVLLFTSVTFAISDMLQINPIPFLIAEILASNIGGTATLIGDPPNIMIGSATGLGFNDFAINLIPPIVMISIVTCLALYWLYRKDMEICPNQKQRIMTLEESSFLVNIPLMKKCIAVLCLTIGGFVLHQTLHLDSATVAMAGAAILLLVGGLEPEDVFKEIEWNTIFFFIGLFILVGGLEITGIIRMVAHWAMNVTQGNTILMHVLILWLSAIGSAFVDNIPFVATMIPLIKSMGEIGHIDVTSLWWTLSLGACLGGNGTLIGASANVVVSSLAAAHGRPISFIGYMKIAFPLMILSIIISNIYIYFVYL
- a CDS encoding polya polymerase, yielding MKIIGITNVEKFLEVLDKCQGKIELVTSEGDRLNLKSKLCQYLALSKIFSEAKIDEIEIVASEPEDTKILLEYLIRG
- a CDS encoding DUF2680 domain-containing protein; its protein translation is MNKNKKWMLAISVATMLTANNLVMAASAPDKEENIRLNHSTASAQSDFTKKEGMKDHHRDNMALLQFLKLDAQTFETARKDGKSLVTIAKEHGISEQELKDFMVEQMTKHMEERAKEGKLPENKKSYTRADIEKRVSDMMNGKGNMHHSHGQKHHAGFDKTKLLELLKMSDESLKNEMNAGKTLVEIAKEHGVSEEMLKTTLAEQMLERIEKGVKAGRISPDKAEQMKANIEKHVSDMMNGKRPMHSEHNKEKNNY
- a CDS encoding HAMP domain-containing sensor histidine kinase — translated: MFKKTLRKLTALNSLVFLLIFITLTSIIYGYLSFRLYDKVDDAMRFQASSVRIENGRVLQPRGRPILDPRIFLILRDEEGHIVNLTPFRTEESSNLIAIASQFSTGEMQTIEYENHVYRGLIVPYPNDKTLSPKEEFKIKEVVAISIVDSEVGLLNNLLWIIIGGLIAGMLIIVLAGHLLARRAMIPIEAAWEKQQQFVADASHELRSPITGIYSNAELMLRHPECTIAQESYRINNIMKESARMTKLIGSLLTLARSDANKSELRLGLINVSDLIQIVIEHFRSLDNLNKISLSIHIEPNLELIADQERIHQLIVILLDNAFKYTPQGGTIFVAACKVNKDIVFSVQDTGCGISKNNLPRVFDRFFRGDKARSRDKGGTGLGLAIAKWIVEKHRGEIKVESQLGVGTKFTVSIPINKVSKES
- a CDS encoding response regulator transcription factor, which codes for MRILVVEDDSILREAVVTLLKEEGYNVDEATTGDEGLFMAEQSIYDLLVLDIMLPEVNGLDIVKSLRNNGNETPILLLTARDSVDDRVIGLETGADDYLVKPFAIRELLARIKALIRRKSSVGFEGELVFGEILLKSKVRDGFVGEQSLGLTAKEYEVLEFFILNKEQILTKDQIFDRIWGFDSETTIGIVDLYIHYLRKKLASYGLDTIIQTVRGSGFMLKEK